From Candidatus Omnitrophota bacterium, one genomic window encodes:
- a CDS encoding HTH domain-containing protein: MNSKLESAQDKFIESIGKMCDSFGLNRFIAQLYAVLYLSDKPLSLDDLMGKLKVSKGSISLNIRELEKWGAVKNIWIKGSRRDYYEANLDVKNIIANKIKSGIQKRANEVSSMLDEFNAIVRSAGGELTEEEQKTAKLYQERMKNIEELKSIAISAINLADKFLSVLPDRRDAQ; the protein is encoded by the coding sequence ATGAATTCTAAACTAGAAAGTGCGCAAGATAAGTTTATAGAGAGCATAGGTAAGATGTGCGACAGTTTTGGATTAAACCGATTTATAGCTCAGTTGTATGCGGTGCTTTATTTAAGCGACAAGCCTTTATCGCTCGATGACCTGATGGGTAAGCTGAAAGTCAGCAAAGGTTCGATAAGTCTCAACATACGGGAGCTTGAAAAATGGGGGGCCGTCAAGAATATCTGGATCAAAGGATCGCGCAGAGACTATTATGAGGCAAACCTGGATGTTAAGAATATAATCGCTAATAAGATCAAGAGCGGCATCCAGAAGAGGGCGAATGAGGTTTCCAGTATGCTGGATGAGTTTAACGCGATCGTCCGGTCGGCAGGCGGCGAGCTTACCGAAGAAGAGCAGAAGACAGCCAAGCTCTATCAGGAAAGGATGAAGAATATAGAGGAGCTTAAGAGCATTGCCATCAGTGCCATAAATCTCGCGGATAAATTTCTATCGGTGTTGCCTGATCGAAGAGATGCTCAATAA
- a CDS encoding radical SAM protein, producing MKVLFVNPSRAGQGNIPLNIPILISVLKSHGHEVRLFDFPDYEKFSYELYKKMFFKSAPLDADQVIRDRKDFYKYDFGIMVEGCDLKRTDYKADFDKLLNDFRPDLIGVSALTVDFKFSSRFLLPFKKKYNIQVIYGGCQAILLPEETLASPACDIICTGEGEKTILAMMDALEHAKPLSTVRGIWFKQDGVIIKNPGMPLEDISSLPDPDYGSFDPIHFYRPFDGEQYKMLNYELSRGCLFDCSYCVNSVFKTRFKELGVYRRVKKIPRSIEELKNLIAKYNFNFIRFWDEDFTSLNAAYIREYADAYKKEIGLPFLIYARVSTITEEKAGILKEMGCRTFAIGIESGNDFIRREVMNRRMTNEEIIEKFRIVSSLGIRVSSYNIIGLPRETRKHIFDTIELNRLVKPDSFSVSLLAPFKGTPIRKLCEEEGLDPDYDATAFIGVQFVPKGMTRKELEGLFRTFSFYVRFPKDRYDEIKEAETDDLVYKRLLEEFRTRL from the coding sequence ATGAAGGTTTTATTTGTTAACCCGTCACGGGCAGGCCAAGGGAACATTCCGCTTAATATCCCTATCCTGATCAGCGTACTGAAAAGCCACGGCCACGAAGTCCGGCTGTTCGATTTTCCGGATTACGAGAAATTTAGCTACGAACTTTACAAAAAGATGTTCTTTAAGAGCGCGCCGCTCGATGCCGATCAGGTCATACGCGACAGGAAGGATTTTTATAAATACGATTTCGGTATCATGGTCGAAGGTTGCGATTTGAAGAGAACGGACTACAAAGCCGATTTCGATAAGCTTTTGAACGATTTTCGTCCGGATCTGATAGGCGTAAGCGCATTAACCGTGGATTTTAAATTCAGCAGCCGGTTCCTGCTGCCGTTCAAGAAAAAATATAATATACAGGTCATCTACGGAGGCTGCCAGGCCATACTGCTGCCCGAGGAAACGCTTGCTTCTCCGGCATGCGATATAATTTGTACCGGAGAAGGTGAGAAGACGATATTGGCCATGATGGATGCGCTCGAGCATGCGAAACCGTTGAGCACGGTGCGTGGGATATGGTTCAAGCAGGACGGCGTTATAATAAAAAATCCCGGCATGCCGCTGGAAGATATCTCGAGCCTGCCGGACCCGGATTACGGATCTTTTGACCCGATTCATTTTTACAGGCCGTTTGACGGAGAACAATATAAGATGCTTAATTATGAACTGTCAAGAGGATGCCTGTTCGATTGCTCATATTGCGTGAACAGTGTCTTTAAAACAAGGTTTAAGGAACTCGGAGTTTATCGCAGGGTAAAAAAAATACCCAGGAGCATTGAAGAGCTTAAAAACCTAATCGCTAAATATAATTTCAACTTTATCCGCTTTTGGGATGAGGATTTCACTTCTTTGAATGCCGCTTATATAAGAGAATACGCCGATGCCTACAAAAAGGAGATCGGTCTTCCGTTTCTTATCTATGCGCGCGTAAGCACTATCACTGAGGAGAAGGCAGGGATATTGAAAGAGATGGGGTGCAGGACATTCGCAATAGGGATAGAGAGCGGCAATGATTTCATAAGAAGAGAAGTCATGAACAGAAGGATGACTAACGAGGAGATAATAGAGAAGTTCAGGATCGTCAGCTCATTAGGCATAAGGGTATCTTCATATAACATAATAGGCCTGCCTCGTGAAACCAGAAAGCATATCTTCGATACCATAGAGCTGAATAGATTGGTAAAGCCCGATTCCTTCTCAGTCAGCTTATTAGCGCCTTTTAAAGGTACTCCTATCAGAAAATTGTGCGAGGAGGAGGGTTTGGACCCTGATTACGATGCGACGGCTTTTATCGGCGTTCAATTTGTGCCAAAAGGGATGACCCGCAAAGAGCTTGAGGGCCTATTTCGAACCTTTTCATTTTATGTTCGCTTCCCAAAAGACAGGTATGATGAGATAAAAGAGGCAGAAACAGATGATTTGGTGTATAAAAGGCTATTGGAAGAGTTCAGAACTAGATTATAA
- a CDS encoding transglutaminase-like domain-containing protein — protein sequence MKQFTISKKMRRFLLLLILAAAAAAVLTIDVSIKQGVDGRVREIHMPLYAKGAEFLTRHLEYIRLAKDVTAGCSTDEQKVLAILKWTRENIKEIPPGMPVIDDHILNIIIRGYGVQEQFQDVFTTLCAYSGVPAFWGRVYGEDRKVKYTLSFVTLDKKLRVFDAYYGKYFRNKEGKIASVEDISGDHSIVSGGDVDSIFIKGVPYKTFYYNLDQIEEQMKFRTQKQMPLRRILFEFGKIFDGKKEKR from the coding sequence ATGAAGCAATTCACAATAAGCAAGAAGATGCGGCGTTTCCTGTTGTTACTGATCCTCGCGGCAGCCGCGGCGGCCGTTCTCACTATTGACGTTTCGATAAAGCAGGGTGTCGATGGCCGTGTCAGGGAGATCCATATGCCCCTTTATGCAAAGGGTGCGGAGTTCTTAACCAGGCACCTTGAGTACATCAGGTTGGCTAAAGACGTAACCGCGGGCTGTAGCACCGATGAGCAAAAAGTGCTGGCTATCCTGAAATGGACGCGTGAAAATATTAAAGAGATTCCGCCCGGCATGCCGGTCATCGACGACCATATTTTGAATATCATTATAAGAGGCTACGGTGTGCAGGAGCAGTTTCAGGATGTCTTTACCACGCTTTGCGCCTATTCGGGCGTTCCGGCATTTTGGGGAAGGGTTTACGGCGAAGACCGTAAAGTTAAATACACTCTTTCCTTTGTGACGCTGGATAAAAAGTTGCGGGTATTCGACGCTTATTACGGTAAGTATTTCAGGAATAAAGAAGGAAAGATCGCGTCTGTGGAAGATATATCAGGCGACCACTCTATAGTGAGCGGCGGGGACGTAGATTCTATTTTTATAAAAGGCGTCCCGTATAAGACGTTCTATTATAATCTGGACCAGATCGAAGAACAGATGAAGTTCAGGACCCAGAAGCAGATGCCGTTAAGGCGTATCCTGTTCGAATTCGGGAAGATATTCGATGGGAAGAAGGAAAAGAGATGA
- a CDS encoding glycosyltransferase gives MQNKAKILFLSYNGLLEPILPSQAVPYLEKLVAKGFGFMLFTYEKKRDLERVGKGKIEILKGELRSKGIDWRYLPYHKRPPLLSTLFDLAAGAAAVSRLVRKEKVDIIHVRGITPGIIVLMLSRLLKVKVLFDMRGLLAEEYVGGGLWKEDSLAFRAVKMAERNMLLRADAITVLTQKHLEFNRTLDYLKDRDVPMDVIPCCVDMDRFGYNRDNDTTRSELGIDGSFVIMYPGKIGTFYLMKEMLEFYKVLTAHLPKAVFLILTNDDTAAVLEKARAIGIDERGIKIVRGIRFEEMPRYMAVADAGIFFINPYKKIGSSPIKMGEFLASGVPVVINPGVGDTEELVRNNNIGVVVEGFEERDYKDAALRLMAMKGEGETLKRRCRDAAMRCLSLSEGADKYEKIYGILSRSEGKA, from the coding sequence ATGCAAAATAAAGCGAAGATCCTTTTCTTATCCTATAATGGCCTGCTCGAGCCGATCCTGCCTTCCCAGGCCGTTCCGTATCTGGAGAAATTGGTCGCAAAGGGATTTGGCTTCATGCTCTTTACCTATGAGAAGAAACGGGATCTGGAGAGGGTCGGGAAGGGAAAGATAGAAATCCTGAAAGGCGAGTTAAGGTCGAAGGGCATAGATTGGAGATATCTGCCCTACCATAAACGGCCCCCTTTGTTGTCGACGCTGTTTGACCTTGCCGCAGGCGCCGCCGCCGTATCGCGCCTTGTCCGAAAAGAGAAGGTCGACATAATACATGTAAGAGGGATCACGCCCGGCATTATCGTGCTCATGCTCTCGAGATTATTAAAGGTGAAGGTCCTTTTCGATATGAGAGGGCTTCTCGCTGAGGAATATGTGGGAGGCGGATTATGGAAGGAGGACAGCCTTGCCTTCAGGGCGGTCAAAATGGCCGAAAGAAATATGCTATTGCGCGCCGATGCGATAACGGTGCTTACGCAGAAACACCTCGAATTCAACAGGACCCTGGATTATTTAAAGGATAGAGATGTCCCCATGGATGTTATCCCATGCTGCGTGGATATGGATCGATTCGGATATAATCGAGATAACGATACGACCCGCTCAGAGTTGGGGATCGATGGCTCATTTGTTATTATGTACCCGGGCAAGATCGGCACGTTCTATTTGATGAAGGAGATGCTCGAATTCTATAAAGTTTTAACTGCTCATCTGCCCAAGGCCGTATTTTTGATATTGACAAATGACGACACCGCCGCCGTTCTCGAAAAAGCGAGGGCTATCGGCATCGATGAACGGGGCATTAAGATCGTACGTGGCATCCGGTTTGAAGAGATGCCGCGTTATATGGCCGTAGCCGACGCAGGAATATTCTTTATCAACCCATACAAGAAGATTGGTTCATCGCCCATCAAGATGGGTGAGTTCCTTGCTTCGGGAGTCCCTGTTGTCATAAATCCCGGGGTGGGGGATACGGAGGAGCTTGTGCGAAATAACAATATCGGGGTCGTGGTCGAAGGTTTCGAAGAAAGAGATTACAAGGATGCGGCATTACGCCTGATGGCGATGAAAGGCGAAGGTGAGACCCTTAAGCGCAGATGCAGAGATGCGGCGATGCGCTGCCTTTCCCTGAGTGAAGGAGCGGATAAATACGAAAAGATATACGGCATTTTATCGCGCTCAGAAGGGAAGGCATGA
- a CDS encoding radical SAM protein, with protein MNITLIYPLLSKHRSRIDENKQFWPPLGLAYIAAVLEKGGHRVRIIDRDASLRKNAMDFDKVDAIMIDEIRSSGSDLVGISATTPNMSDVGHISKLIKDSCGNAAIVLGGPHPSGEPALSLDENPCVDIVVKGEGEFALLDIAEGLLRKDIKGIYYRDGGSVASTAPREVIKNIDDLPMPARHLLDMKFYTRPSRFTSRNLSLRTTSIFTARGCPYRCTFCAGPLIFSGKVRFHSPGRVVAEIEELVSRYGIEALYFAEDMFLSSKERAEELLNIFIKKGLNKTIRWMAQAKASIITDDLLGLMKDAGCVGIEYGFESGSQRVLDLMNKRLKIDESLRAATLTRKARLRFQANIIVGYPGEKEEDFKETLSFIKRVKPNMVGFNIFMPLPGTSSYEALKRDKKTLPKWDDIGDPEMPHINYADMPRETFERLYLEARLKLILPLNLKAFIADNIRNPARLIRIALTQFRGVLIKTCRSFIRLSTLNKASHAK; from the coding sequence ATGAATATAACGCTTATATATCCTCTCCTGTCGAAGCACCGGAGCAGGATAGACGAGAATAAGCAGTTCTGGCCTCCCCTCGGGCTTGCCTATATCGCGGCAGTCCTCGAAAAAGGCGGACACCGGGTCAGAATCATCGATAGGGACGCATCCTTGCGGAAGAACGCGATGGATTTTGACAAGGTCGATGCTATCATGATCGACGAGATACGGTCATCCGGTTCGGATCTCGTCGGTATAAGCGCTACGACGCCTAATATGTCCGATGTCGGGCACATCTCAAAGCTCATTAAGGACTCGTGCGGTAATGCCGCCATCGTCCTGGGCGGCCCGCATCCTTCCGGTGAGCCTGCGCTCAGTCTCGATGAAAATCCGTGTGTCGATATAGTCGTGAAGGGCGAAGGAGAGTTCGCATTGCTCGATATCGCGGAAGGCCTTCTCCGGAAAGATATAAAAGGGATATACTACAGGGACGGCGGCTCGGTCGCCTCTACCGCGCCGCGCGAAGTGATCAAGAATATAGACGATCTACCCATGCCGGCGCGACATCTGCTCGATATGAAATTCTATACCAGGCCAAGCCGCTTCACTTCAAGGAACCTGAGTTTAAGGACAACTTCGATCTTTACGGCCAGAGGGTGCCCGTACCGCTGTACTTTTTGCGCGGGGCCGCTCATCTTCAGCGGTAAGGTCCGCTTTCATTCGCCCGGGCGTGTTGTGGCGGAGATAGAGGAGCTCGTGTCGCGCTACGGTATAGAGGCCCTCTATTTCGCGGAAGACATGTTCCTGAGCTCGAAGGAAAGGGCCGAAGAGCTTCTGAATATATTTATCAAAAAAGGCCTAAATAAGACGATCCGATGGATGGCGCAGGCAAAAGCGAGCATCATTACGGATGATCTGCTTGGCCTCATGAAGGATGCGGGCTGCGTCGGCATAGAATACGGGTTCGAATCGGGATCGCAGAGGGTGCTGGACCTTATGAACAAGCGCCTGAAGATCGACGAAAGCCTGAGGGCCGCCACCCTGACGCGCAAGGCCCGGCTGCGTTTCCAGGCGAATATCATCGTCGGATATCCGGGCGAGAAGGAAGAAGATTTCAAAGAGACGCTGTCGTTCATAAAGAGAGTGAAACCGAATATGGTGGGTTTCAACATCTTCATGCCACTTCCCGGCACGTCGAGCTACGAGGCGCTGAAGCGCGATAAGAAAACTCTCCCGAAATGGGACGATATAGGCGATCCGGAGATGCCGCATATAAATTACGCGGATATGCCGCGGGAGACGTTCGAAAGGCTCTACCTGGAAGCGCGGCTGAAGCTGATATTGCCGCTTAATCTGAAGGCATTCATTGCGGATAACATCCGGAATCCCGCACGGCTTATCCGGATAGCCCTGACGCAGTTCCGCGGGGTCCTGATCAAGACGTGCAGGTCGTTTATCAGGCTTTCGACGCTGAATAAGGCCTCACATGCAAAATAA
- a CDS encoding glycosyltransferase family 39 protein — translation MRDKLYVVLIAISLATASFFFTGAVFLLIVFGSVCYLILKNAPLEDRRFILSVLIAGFLIRLGVAMSLHAFSYLKGYEGATSGDDLLYTVRSWAIVFKWEGKPYSWVQDLSGSLEYGVNPFTFIMALFYKVFGFHPMSVKIINCIIGTLIGWMSYLIGKELFGRKAGRIAMLISMFYPSLIRWSIANLKDSLTILSFMVCVYICVALIYNRMAIWKYGVLVLSIVTLYFFVQRFHFVLALGGVAAAVALRAFTVLNMKSRMAILSMTVIIFLAGGVYFFSVNTKPLIKLIQACEEKQFTIAKSDYAGYHFYSDDFMRSIKNGKMPPPEFLKSVFLSTSYFMLTPFPWQMTSRERAVAYPQMLLWYLVLFLAVFGYFKLACDKTRAAILIGIMLFAGVIVHAMAEGNIGAAFRHRDLFTPFFLVLASPVIAVIINTSGKDA, via the coding sequence ATGAGAGATAAATTATACGTTGTTTTGATCGCTATATCTCTTGCTACTGCGAGCTTCTTTTTCACCGGCGCGGTATTTCTTTTAATTGTCTTCGGGTCGGTCTGTTACCTTATCTTAAAAAACGCGCCGTTGGAGGACAGGAGATTTATACTTTCAGTGCTTATAGCCGGTTTCCTGATACGCCTTGGCGTAGCCATGTCGCTGCATGCGTTCAGTTATCTCAAGGGATACGAGGGAGCTACCTCCGGGGACGATCTGCTTTATACCGTCAGAAGCTGGGCGATCGTCTTCAAATGGGAAGGGAAGCCTTACTCCTGGGTGCAGGACCTTAGCGGCTCATTAGAGTACGGAGTTAACCCGTTTACTTTTATTATGGCGCTTTTTTATAAAGTATTCGGTTTCCATCCGATGTCCGTCAAGATCATAAATTGCATCATAGGTACCCTGATAGGGTGGATGTCATACTTGATAGGAAAGGAGCTGTTCGGCCGGAAGGCGGGCAGGATAGCTATGCTGATATCGATGTTTTACCCGTCCCTGATACGGTGGTCCATCGCGAATCTTAAGGATTCCCTGACCATACTCTCTTTTATGGTCTGTGTTTATATATGCGTTGCCCTTATATATAACAGAATGGCCATATGGAAATATGGCGTCCTGGTTTTATCTATAGTAACTCTATATTTTTTCGTTCAACGCTTCCATTTCGTGCTTGCCCTGGGAGGGGTGGCCGCAGCGGTGGCGTTAAGAGCTTTTACCGTTTTGAATATGAAATCGAGGATGGCTATCTTATCCATGACGGTAATTATTTTTTTGGCAGGCGGCGTATACTTCTTTTCCGTTAACACGAAACCGCTTATCAAATTGATACAGGCGTGTGAAGAGAAGCAGTTTACAATTGCGAAATCCGACTACGCGGGTTACCATTTTTATTCGGATGATTTCATGAGGTCGATAAAGAACGGCAAGATGCCGCCGCCCGAATTCCTGAAGTCGGTTTTCCTGAGCACTTCCTATTTTATGCTTACGCCGTTTCCGTGGCAGATGACGTCCCGCGAGAGGGCCGTAGCTTATCCTCAGATGCTCCTGTGGTATCTTGTGCTTTTTCTCGCGGTCTTCGGTTATTTCAAGCTTGCCTGCGACAAGACAAGGGCGGCCATCTTGATCGGAATTATGCTGTTTGCGGGCGTGATCGTTCATGCGATGGCAGAGGGTAATATCGGCGCGGCATTCAGGCACAGAGACCTCTTCACGCCGTTCTTCCTGGTATTGGCCTCGCCCGTTATAGCTGTAATAATCAACACCAGCGGCAAGGATGCGTGA
- a CDS encoding glycosyltransferase has protein sequence MNISLVIPVRDEERSISRLLASIAGQTRSPDEVIFIDAGSADKTRYLIETRKDDKLAVKVISIGPAYPGKARNAGIKEAKHDLIAFTDGGIELDNDWLKELNSFMEKDASCDVVYGSYFPRTDTLFKECLAIAVVPPFTSRNGVCMRTRFIASSLMKRSVWEGVGAFPDLRAAEDRIFMERVEDKGFKVLYNPKAFVIWDIPENLKRVIRRFCSYSYHDMRAGRSRDWHIPVLKMYIAVFICILLGAFMSPIFFILPVIGFAARVIKKILININEPYFKLMNVPAYAVISGFLIFSIDCAMFAGWARYLTGRLGVKLWG, from the coding sequence ATGAATATCTCATTAGTTATCCCGGTCAGAGACGAAGAGCGCAGCATATCGAGGCTGCTTGCGTCCATTGCCGGACAGACGAGATCCCCCGACGAAGTCATATTTATCGACGCCGGATCGGCCGATAAGACGCGGTATCTGATAGAAACACGTAAAGACGATAAGCTTGCGGTCAAGGTCATTTCGATAGGTCCGGCCTACCCCGGCAAGGCAAGAAACGCAGGCATCAAAGAGGCGAAGCATGACCTGATCGCGTTTACCGATGGGGGAATAGAGCTCGATAACGATTGGCTGAAAGAGCTAAATTCTTTTATGGAAAAGGACGCCTCCTGCGATGTAGTATACGGCAGCTATTTTCCGAGGACCGATACGTTATTTAAGGAATGCCTGGCGATAGCAGTAGTCCCGCCGTTCACCTCGAGGAACGGCGTTTGCATGAGAACGCGCTTCATCGCCTCTTCGCTTATGAAGAGATCCGTATGGGAAGGGGTGGGGGCCTTTCCGGACCTGAGGGCCGCGGAGGACAGGATATTTATGGAGAGAGTCGAAGATAAGGGGTTCAAAGTTTTATATAATCCGAAGGCCTTTGTGATATGGGATATTCCGGAAAACCTCAAGAGAGTTATCCGGAGATTCTGCAGCTACTCATATCATGATATGAGGGCCGGCCGCTCGAGAGATTGGCACATACCCGTATTAAAGATGTATATCGCCGTGTTTATTTGCATCCTATTGGGTGCTTTCATGTCGCCCATATTTTTTATTTTACCGGTTATCGGTTTTGCGGCAAGAGTGATAAAAAAAATACTTATTAACATCAACGAGCCATATTTCAAGCTCATGAATGTTCCGGCATATGCCGTGATATCCGGGTTCCTGATATTTAGCATAGATTGCGCCATGTTCGCGGGATGGGCCAGGTATTTAACGGGAAGGCTCGGCGTAAAGTTATGGGGCTAA
- a CDS encoding NAD-dependent epimerase/dehydratase family protein → MSKIALITGSAGLVGSECVKFFSQKGFKIVGVDNDMRRSFFGEEASVNWNKKLLIETVADYTHYDADIRDRSAIEKLFGEYSFDLIVHTAAQPSHDWAARDPYTDFSINADGTLVLLESFRRFAPAAAFIFTSTNKVYGDNPNSLPLVELDKRYELRKDHKYYNGIDESMSIDNCLHSLFGASKVAADMLVQEYGRYFGLNTAAFRCGCLTGPAHSGAELHGFLAYLVKCCIEGKRYTVYGYKGKQVRDNIHSQDLVNAFYHFYLKPRQGEVYNMGGSRFSNCSVLEAIELCEKICGKKFNYEYVDKNRIGDHIWWISDVSKFKEHYPSWQFKYDVSRIIEDIFKGHRKEAHRT, encoded by the coding sequence ATGAGTAAAATAGCGCTAATCACAGGTTCGGCGGGCCTGGTAGGGTCTGAGTGCGTCAAGTTTTTTTCTCAGAAAGGGTTCAAGATAGTCGGGGTAGATAATGACATGCGCAGGTCGTTCTTTGGAGAGGAGGCCTCTGTTAACTGGAACAAGAAGCTGCTCATCGAAACGGTCGCCGATTATACCCATTATGATGCCGATATAAGGGACAGGTCCGCCATCGAGAAACTGTTTGGCGAATACAGTTTCGACCTTATAGTGCATACCGCGGCGCAGCCGTCGCATGACTGGGCGGCGCGCGATCCATATACGGATTTCAGCATAAATGCCGATGGCACATTGGTGCTTCTTGAATCTTTCAGGCGCTTCGCTCCCGCGGCCGCTTTTATATTCACTTCGACGAACAAAGTCTACGGTGATAACCCGAATTCGCTTCCTCTGGTAGAGCTTGATAAACGCTACGAATTACGCAAGGACCACAAGTATTATAACGGTATCGATGAGTCGATGAGCATAGATAATTGCCTCCACAGCCTGTTCGGCGCTTCTAAGGTCGCCGCGGATATGCTTGTGCAGGAGTACGGAAGGTACTTTGGCCTCAATACGGCCGCATTCAGATGCGGATGCCTCACGGGGCCCGCTCATTCGGGCGCAGAACTTCACGGTTTTCTGGCGTATCTGGTAAAATGCTGTATCGAAGGCAAGAGATATACGGTCTACGGCTATAAAGGGAAACAGGTGCGCGATAACATACACTCTCAAGACCTCGTAAACGCCTTTTATCATTTCTATCTCAAGCCCCGCCAGGGTGAGGTCTATAATATGGGTGGCTCAAGGTTCTCGAATTGCTCGGTGCTTGAGGCGATAGAACTATGCGAGAAGATCTGCGGTAAAAAGTTCAATTATGAATATGTAGATAAGAACAGGATAGGCGACCACATATGGTGGATATCGGATGTTTCGAAGTTTAAGGAGCACTATCCGTCGTGGCAGTTCAAATACGATGTAAGCAGGATAATAGAGGATATATTTAAAGGACACAGAAAGGAAGCTCACAGGACTTAA
- a CDS encoding radical SAM/SPASM domain-containing protein: protein MSNLKKIALFSNYSWAYTSATVARKYFPENDITLITANTEDVAKNHDFGITVLELASLEPKGAPSVVKQLKIFKGMGFDAAIIDYGFSLNTAFLLLFMNFKKIFMIDFGSKEIVRAITKGQFLATFRKKLYFFVNKILIHISMGFRMGVSLGFPSEISIETTTICNLQCRGCPTGLGQLNRPPMLIPQELFDNITEKNRINFRYFDTIYPFIFGEPLLNNKMIDYLKKLRRISSPYTRIELHTNGNIPDSKELVRRLLGTGVDLISISVDGTDKTAYESFRKGGNFELVFEFVKNLTAAKKEKGLLKPEVVVQMILTRYSESQKGGAKRLKEELGADRLLFKGFFHEFTGLSDEDGYSIAPLQKDLTLNEKDKKAIIEGKKNLCGWAYRAISIMCNGNVTPCCIDFNTVLLDGLKIDRDVSIRDIWNSPKYRRFRKNMLHGKIPICNKCFFS from the coding sequence ATGAGTAACCTTAAGAAGATAGCCCTTTTTTCGAATTATTCCTGGGCCTATACGTCGGCAACCGTTGCCAGAAAATATTTTCCCGAAAACGATATAACGCTTATCACCGCGAACACCGAAGATGTGGCAAAAAATCACGACTTTGGAATAACGGTCCTTGAGCTGGCAAGCCTTGAGCCTAAAGGCGCACCCTCAGTTGTGAAACAATTGAAGATATTTAAAGGGATGGGCTTCGATGCCGCTATAATAGATTACGGCTTCAGCCTTAATACCGCTTTCCTGCTGTTGTTCATGAACTTTAAAAAGATATTCATGATAGATTTCGGCAGCAAAGAGATAGTGCGGGCCATAACAAAGGGGCAATTTCTCGCAACATTCCGGAAGAAGCTCTATTTTTTTGTGAATAAGATACTGATACATATTTCGATGGGATTCAGGATGGGAGTGAGCCTGGGGTTCCCTTCGGAGATATCGATCGAGACGACCACTATATGCAATCTGCAATGCAGGGGTTGCCCTACCGGCCTCGGGCAGCTTAACAGGCCGCCGATGCTTATACCGCAGGAGCTATTCGACAATATAACGGAAAAGAACAGGATAAATTTCAGATATTTCGACACGATATATCCCTTCATCTTCGGCGAGCCGCTTTTGAATAATAAGATGATCGATTACCTGAAAAAGCTGCGCAGGATATCATCTCCTTACACGCGCATAGAGCTGCACACAAACGGCAATATACCGGACTCGAAAGAATTGGTTCGCAGGCTGTTAGGAACAGGTGTGGACCTGATCAGTATTTCGGTCGACGGGACGGACAAGACAGCATACGAGAGCTTCAGGAAGGGCGGAAATTTTGAGCTTGTCTTCGAATTTGTAAAGAACCTCACCGCCGCAAAAAAGGAGAAGGGCCTCTTAAAGCCGGAGGTAGTCGTCCAGATGATCCTTACAAGGTATTCGGAGAGCCAGAAAGGAGGCGCTAAGAGGCTTAAGGAGGAGCTGGGTGCGGACAGGCTGCTCTTTAAAGGCTTTTTCCATGAATTTACCGGTTTATCGGATGAGGACGGATATTCGATAGCTCCGCTGCAAAAGGACCTTACGCTGAACGAGAAGGATAAGAAAGCCATAATAGAAGGAAAAAAGAATTTGTGCGGTTGGGCCTACAGGGCCATTTCAATCATGTGTAACGGAAACGTCACCCCATGCTGCATAGACTTCAATACGGTCCTTTTGGACGGATTGAAGATAGATCGAGATGTTTCCATAAGGGATATCTGGAACTCGCCGAAATACAGGCGGTTTCGCAAAAATATGCTGCATGGCAAGATCCCGATATGCAATAAATGCTTTTTCTCATAG